Proteins encoded in a region of the bacterium genome:
- a CDS encoding ferredoxin--NADP reductase — MGNMELNAVVTQRHTLAPGLMIMRVAPDGWELPEFQPGQFAVLGLPPTAPKCEESDTADPDLKPDRLIRRAYSIASSSKSRQYVEFFVVLVKSGALTPRLFALEPGDKVFLAPKITGMFTLQDLPDGKNVILVSTGTGLAPYMSMLRTYLAQHHWERVATLHGARHSWDLAYTAELDTMAALAPNFTYIPIISRPRDEAIPWEGWSGYVQDLWTNGVIEKQWGFKPEPENTHVFLCGNPAMIDTMVKVLEGEGFNEHTRKGPGNIHLERYW; from the coding sequence GTGGGAAACATGGAGCTGAACGCAGTCGTGACCCAACGGCACACGCTTGCTCCGGGGCTGATGATCATGCGCGTGGCACCCGACGGGTGGGAGCTGCCGGAGTTTCAGCCGGGGCAATTCGCCGTTCTTGGCCTGCCGCCGACCGCTCCGAAGTGCGAGGAATCGGACACTGCAGATCCGGACCTCAAGCCGGACCGCCTGATCCGCCGGGCGTACTCGATCGCCTCCTCCTCCAAATCACGTCAGTACGTGGAATTCTTCGTTGTCCTCGTGAAGTCCGGCGCCCTGACCCCGCGGCTGTTTGCGCTGGAACCAGGCGACAAGGTCTTCCTCGCACCGAAAATTACTGGAATGTTCACGCTACAGGACTTGCCGGACGGCAAGAACGTCATTCTGGTCAGCACCGGTACGGGCCTGGCGCCCTACATGAGCATGCTGCGGACGTACCTGGCCCAGCACCACTGGGAGCGCGTCGCGACCCTCCACGGTGCGCGGCATTCGTGGGACCTGGCCTACACGGCGGAATTGGACACGATGGCGGCCCTGGCGCCGAACTTCACCTACATCCCTATCATCAGTCGCCCGAGGGACGAGGCGATCCCGTGGGAAGGCTGGTCCGGCTATGTCCAGGATCTCTGGACGAACGGGGTGATCGAGAAGCAGTGGGGATTCAAGCCCGAGCCGGAGAACACACACGTCTTCCTGTGCGGCAACCCGGCAATGATCGACACGATGGTGAAGGTTCTAGAAGGCGAAGGGTTCAACGAGCACACCCGCAAGGGACCCGGCAACATTCACCTGGAGCGGTACTGGTAG
- a CDS encoding PLP-dependent transferase, with translation MTDKPLPHGNRTRCVHSGIAMDKTTGAVTQPIHLSTIFEHPPEDAPDRPRYTRMGNPNRHALEVAVAELENAAASVAFGSGTAAIAAVFSMLPVGKHVLVPQDMYFGTRSTLKQLFHDRLDIEEVDMTNVDFVRSRVRAETAMLWVETPSNPCLRISDLATLAEVAHEAGAIMTADNTFATPLLQSPFELGADLIMHSATKYIGGHSDVLLGLIVIPQEGELLDRIRQIQIAGGGVPSPHDCWLARRGLMTMPLRMAQHCKNAKAIAGWLIGRPEVERVFYPGLPDHPGHELAARQMRDFGGVVSFLVAAGEAVAKDIARRTHIIANATSLGGVESLMEHRASAEGPESTTERNLLRFSVGIENVEDLIADLEQAFKAAHK, from the coding sequence ATGACCGACAAGCCTCTCCCCCACGGCAATCGCACACGATGCGTACATTCGGGCATCGCCATGGACAAGACCACCGGCGCGGTGACGCAGCCGATTCACTTGTCCACGATCTTCGAGCATCCACCCGAGGATGCGCCCGATCGGCCGCGATACACGCGCATGGGTAATCCGAATCGCCACGCGCTCGAAGTCGCTGTCGCCGAACTGGAAAATGCCGCGGCGTCCGTCGCGTTTGGCTCCGGAACGGCCGCGATCGCAGCGGTATTCTCGATGCTGCCCGTGGGCAAGCATGTCCTCGTGCCGCAGGACATGTACTTCGGCACACGCTCGACCCTGAAGCAGCTCTTCCACGATCGTCTCGATATCGAAGAGGTCGACATGACGAACGTCGACTTCGTGCGCAGCCGCGTGCGCGCGGAGACGGCAATGCTCTGGGTGGAGACACCGTCGAATCCGTGCCTTCGGATTTCGGACCTCGCGACGCTGGCGGAAGTCGCTCATGAAGCCGGTGCAATCATGACCGCCGACAACACGTTCGCGACGCCATTGCTGCAAAGCCCCTTCGAACTCGGTGCCGATCTGATCATGCACTCCGCGACGAAGTACATTGGCGGCCACAGCGATGTGCTGCTTGGTCTGATCGTTATTCCGCAAGAGGGCGAACTCCTCGATCGCATTCGGCAGATTCAGATCGCGGGCGGTGGAGTTCCATCGCCTCACGATTGCTGGCTCGCGCGGCGCGGGCTGATGACGATGCCGCTGCGGATGGCGCAGCACTGCAAGAATGCAAAGGCGATTGCCGGATGGTTGATCGGCCGTCCCGAGGTTGAGCGTGTCTTCTATCCGGGACTTCCCGATCATCCCGGCCACGAACTGGCAGCGCGCCAGATGCGAGACTTCGGCGGCGTCGTTTCGTTTCTGGTGGCCGCCGGCGAAGCGGTGGCGAAGGACATCGCGCGCCGCACGCACATCATTGCGAACGCAACCAGCCTTGGCGGCGTAGAGTCCCTGATGGAGCATCGCGCGTCGGCCGAGGGGCCCGAATCCACAACGGAACGAAACCTGCTCCGCTTCTCCGTTGGCATCGAGAATGTCGAGGACCTGATCGCGGACTTGGAGCAGGCGTTCAAAGCAGCCCACAAGTAA
- a CDS encoding sulfide/dihydroorotate dehydrogenase-like FAD/NAD-binding protein — protein MPKILEKKTLAPKVTKYVVEVPKIAKKRKAGQFVLVCPSPDGERIPLTIADADAERGSITLVVQEVGKTTAEMAAMSVGDEFKDVVGPLGTPTHIGKVGTVVCVGGGIGIAPLHPIAQAFKAAGNEVICILGARNDEMLIMEEEMSAIASELIICTDDGSKGRKGFVSQALQELIDAGREIAECVAIGPAIMMKVVCEVTRPYEIKTLVSLNPIMVDGTGMCGGCRVEVGGESKFACVDGPEFDGHLVNFDLLVRRQAMYKQQEREALDRFQKSHVCNLEKAK, from the coding sequence ATGCCCAAGATCCTGGAAAAAAAGACCCTCGCACCGAAGGTCACCAAGTACGTGGTCGAGGTTCCGAAGATCGCCAAGAAGCGTAAGGCCGGCCAGTTTGTGCTGGTTTGCCCGAGCCCCGACGGCGAGCGCATCCCCCTGACCATTGCCGACGCCGATGCCGAGCGCGGCTCCATTACCCTGGTGGTCCAGGAAGTGGGCAAGACGACGGCCGAGATGGCAGCCATGTCCGTGGGCGACGAGTTCAAGGACGTTGTCGGTCCGCTCGGCACACCGACTCACATCGGCAAGGTCGGCACGGTGGTTTGCGTGGGCGGCGGCATCGGAATCGCCCCGCTGCACCCGATTGCGCAGGCCTTCAAGGCAGCCGGCAATGAAGTGATCTGCATCCTGGGCGCGCGGAATGACGAGATGCTGATCATGGAAGAGGAAATGAGCGCGATCGCCAGCGAACTGATCATCTGTACCGATGACGGCTCGAAGGGCCGCAAGGGCTTCGTCAGTCAGGCGCTGCAGGAACTGATCGATGCGGGCCGCGAGATCGCCGAGTGCGTCGCCATCGGCCCGGCGATCATGATGAAGGTTGTGTGCGAAGTCACGCGGCCGTACGAAATCAAGACACTGGTCAGCCTGAACCCGATCATGGTAGACGGAACAGGCATGTGCGGCGGTTGTCGCGTCGAAGTCGGCGGCGAATCCAAGTTCGCCTGCGTCGACGGTCCGGAATTCGACGGCCACCTGGTCAACTTCGACCTGCTGGTTCGCCGCCAGGCCATGTACAAGCAGCAGGAGCGGGAGGCGTTGGATCGTTTTCAGAAATCCCACGTTTGCAATCTGGAGAAGGCTAAATGA
- the gltA gene encoding NADPH-dependent glutamate synthase: MSDKKPVARKEMTTKEKMNTPRMPMRERDAKERARDFDEVSTGYSVEEAVAEATRCLACGRPKCVVGCPVENNIPKFLSEIADGDFSAAARTMKETNLLPAICGRVCPQETQCEELCVIGKKGEPIAIGRLERFIGDWERNEGEVKVPEVAEPTGKKVAIVGSGPAGLTAAADLARFGHKVIIYEALQKPGGVMIYGIPEFRLPKDIVEAEVELVKKMGVEIRCNQIIGMTDTVDELLDEQGYDAVFIATGAGLPWFLGIPGENALGVYSANEFLTRTNLMKAYEFPTHDTPIQNLKTVATIGGGNVAMDSARTALRLGAERSLIVYRRGMEELPARVEEIHHAEEEGVEFMLLTNPMEIEAGDDGWVTGLKCMKMELGEPDDSGRRRPVPIEGSEHVVPLQTVVIAIGNAPNPLIPRTTPDIDVSKRGTVQFQEGTMRTSKKGVFAGGDVSRGAATVILAMGDGRTAARAIHEYLETGEWED, encoded by the coding sequence ATGAGCGACAAGAAACCGGTAGCCCGGAAGGAAATGACGACGAAGGAGAAGATGAACACGCCGCGCATGCCGATGCGCGAACGTGACGCGAAGGAACGCGCCCGCGACTTCGACGAAGTCTCCACCGGCTACAGCGTGGAAGAAGCCGTGGCTGAAGCCACGCGCTGCCTGGCCTGCGGCCGCCCGAAGTGCGTCGTCGGCTGTCCCGTGGAAAATAACATTCCGAAGTTCCTCTCGGAGATCGCCGATGGCGACTTCAGCGCCGCCGCGCGCACGATGAAAGAAACCAATCTGCTTCCCGCTATCTGCGGACGCGTTTGCCCGCAGGAAACGCAGTGCGAAGAGCTCTGCGTCATTGGCAAGAAGGGCGAACCGATCGCAATCGGCCGTCTCGAGCGCTTCATCGGCGACTGGGAACGGAACGAGGGCGAGGTGAAGGTTCCGGAAGTGGCCGAGCCAACCGGCAAGAAGGTCGCCATCGTCGGCTCCGGCCCCGCCGGCCTGACCGCCGCGGCGGACCTGGCCCGTTTTGGGCACAAGGTTATCATTTATGAGGCGCTTCAGAAGCCCGGCGGCGTGATGATTTACGGCATTCCCGAATTCCGCCTGCCGAAGGACATCGTCGAAGCCGAAGTCGAGCTCGTGAAGAAGATGGGCGTCGAGATTCGCTGCAACCAGATCATCGGCATGACCGATACGGTGGATGAGTTGCTTGATGAGCAGGGCTACGATGCGGTGTTCATCGCGACCGGTGCAGGCCTGCCGTGGTTCCTCGGCATTCCGGGCGAGAACGCGCTGGGCGTATATTCCGCCAACGAGTTCCTGACCCGCACAAACCTGATGAAGGCCTATGAATTCCCCACGCACGACACGCCGATCCAGAATCTGAAGACGGTGGCGACGATCGGCGGCGGCAACGTGGCCATGGACTCCGCGCGCACGGCGCTGCGCCTGGGCGCCGAGCGTTCCCTCATCGTCTATCGCCGCGGCATGGAAGAGCTGCCCGCGCGCGTTGAGGAAATCCATCACGCCGAGGAAGAAGGCGTCGAATTCATGCTGCTGACGAACCCGATGGAAATCGAAGCCGGAGACGATGGTTGGGTGACGGGCCTGAAGTGCATGAAGATGGAACTCGGCGAGCCGGACGATTCCGGACGCCGCCGCCCGGTGCCCATTGAAGGCAGCGAGCACGTGGTTCCGCTGCAGACTGTGGTCATTGCGATCGGCAACGCGCCGAACCCGTTGATCCCGCGCACAACGCCGGACATCGACGTTTCGAAGCGCGGCACCGTGCAGTTCCAGGAAGGCACAATGCGCACATCGAAGAAGGGCGTGTTCGCCGGCGGCGATGTCAGCCGCGGCGCGGCCACCGTAATTCTCGCCATGGGCGACGGCCGCACCGCCGCTCGCGCAATCCACGAGTACCTCGAAACCGGCGAGTGGGAAGATTGA
- a CDS encoding hydroxyacid dehydrogenase, with amino-acid sequence MRVHVMFHIEDDEFRDLQGRISDGIQLSMGDPPEDYEIAIGGRIRDEALDVPSLRAVIIPWAGPPERLTQQLQLRPHLTAHNLHHNASATAEMAVALLMSAAKALMSRDRDFRANGWPARMWADHSAICLEGKTAVILGYGSIGQRVGNVCRALGMTVRGVRRKSSDEVDGVPVHAVADLDKALDGANVLVVCLPETPESIGLIGERELAQLQSPSIVVNVGRGPVIDEEAFFNALRDKRIDAAGLDVWWQYPSNLMSGESSNRPSRFVFHELDNVVLSPHRGGLTGEDMDRRLNALAELLNAAAAGKPIPNRIDVNARY; translated from the coding sequence ATGCGCGTTCATGTGATGTTCCACATCGAAGACGACGAGTTTCGCGATCTGCAAGGGCGCATCAGCGATGGGATCCAGCTCTCGATGGGCGATCCACCCGAAGACTACGAGATCGCCATCGGTGGTCGGATCAGAGACGAAGCGCTGGACGTTCCATCGCTGCGTGCCGTGATCATCCCCTGGGCCGGTCCGCCGGAGCGCCTGACGCAACAGTTGCAACTCCGTCCCCATTTAACGGCTCACAATCTTCACCACAATGCGTCCGCGACGGCAGAGATGGCGGTGGCGCTCCTGATGTCCGCTGCCAAGGCGTTGATGTCGCGCGATCGGGACTTCCGCGCCAATGGCTGGCCCGCGCGCATGTGGGCCGATCACTCTGCGATCTGCCTGGAGGGCAAGACTGCGGTGATTCTCGGCTACGGCTCGATCGGGCAACGTGTGGGGAACGTTTGCCGTGCGCTCGGGATGACTGTCCGCGGCGTGCGAAGAAAGTCGTCGGACGAAGTCGATGGCGTTCCGGTCCACGCCGTGGCCGATCTGGACAAAGCGCTCGATGGCGCAAACGTCCTGGTTGTCTGTCTGCCGGAAACGCCGGAGAGCATCGGCTTGATTGGCGAACGCGAACTGGCGCAACTGCAGTCGCCATCCATTGTCGTGAACGTCGGCCGCGGCCCAGTGATCGACGAGGAAGCGTTCTTTAACGCGCTGCGCGACAAACGCATCGATGCGGCGGGACTCGACGTCTGGTGGCAGTACCCAAGCAACCTGATGAGCGGCGAATCATCGAATCGTCCATCGCGATTTGTCTTTCACGAACTCGACAACGTTGTCCTCAGCCCACATCGCGGCGGCTTGACCGGCGAAGATATGGACCGGCGGCTGAACGCGTTGGCGGAACTTCTCAACGCGGCAGCCGCCGGCAAACCCATCCCGAATCGCATCGATGTCAACGCGAGATACTGA